In Tursiops truncatus isolate mTurTru1 chromosome 19, mTurTru1.mat.Y, whole genome shotgun sequence, a genomic segment contains:
- the IRX6 gene encoding iroquois-class homeodomain protein IRX-6, giving the protein MSFPHFGHPYGSASQFLVSASSNATCCESAPRSVPDVASGSTPAAALCFAPYDSRLLGSARPELGAALGIYGAPYSAAAAAQSYAGYLPYSPEPPTLYGALNPQYEFKEAAGNFTPGLAQPAAYYPYEQSLGQYQYDRYGSVELGGAGRRKNATRETTSTLKAWLNEHRKNPYPTKGEKIMLAIITKMTLTQVSTWFANARRRLKKENKMTWAPKNKGGEERKEEGGAEELLGCLNGDTKDVSASQEARGLSDLEDLEEEEEEEADEEEAVATATDRLAELHQDTQSLPAAQCATTREGRPERKECSLAAPRFSFTETPRSGETDFLRAEPGGPTLTMHYPRSEKPRIWSLAHTAAASGVEGAPPNLSRPRSPECRLIPGQPPGPGARPAVPRDSACEESSRVAKAFGNPSFAQQGLPLDCTPCPRRRAPAVQCQYQSGAEEEASWLLLFRCQDFARARQVPGLSRKSEGKGQIPTVGSRPVLKFSLQPSVPPTKSLWASLRLAQWLRFAEESWK; this is encoded by the exons ATGTCCTTCCCGCACTTTGGACACCCTTATGGCAGCGCTTCCCAG TTTCTGGTGTCTGCAAGTTCCAACGCCACTTGCTGCGAATCCGCCCCGCGCTCGGTCCCAGATGTGGCCTCAGGCTCCACCCCGGCGGCCGCGCTCTGCTTCGCACCCTACGACAGTCGGCTGCTGGGCAGTGCGAGGCCCGAGCTGGGCGCGGCCTTGGGCATCTATGGAGCTCCCTACTCGGCCGCTGCAGCTGCCCAGAGCTACGCAGGCTACCTGCCCTACAGCCCGGAGCCGCCCACGCTGTACGGGGCGCTG AATCCACAGTATGAATTTAAGGAGGCTGCAGGGAACTTTACACCCGGCCTGGCGCAACCAGCAGCCTATTATCCCTACGAGCAGAGCCTGGGGCAGTACCAGTATGACCG GTACGGATCGGTGGAGTTGGGTGGCGCTGGGCGCAGAAAGAACGCCACCCGGGAGACCACTAGCACACTCAAGGCCTGGCTCAACGAGCACCGCAAGAACCCCTACCCCACCAAGGGCGAGAAGATCATGCTGGCCATCATCACCAAGATGACCCTCACCCAGGTGTCCACCTGGTTCGCCAACGCGCGCCGGCGCCTCAAGAAGGAGAACAAGATGACTTGGGCGCCCAAGAACAAAggcggggaggagaggaaggaggagggtggaGCAGAGGAATTGCTGGGCTGCCTAAATGGTGACACCAAAG ACGTTTCAGCTAGCCAGGAGGCTCGGGGgctgagtgacctggaagacctggaggaagaagaggaagaggaggcggATGAAGAGGAGGCAGTGGCCACAGCTACGGACAGGCTGGCTGAGCTCCATCAAGACACTCAGTCGCTGCCGGCGGCACAGTGTGCCACAACTCGAGAGGGCCGGCCGGAGCGCAAGGAGTGCAGTCTGGCGGCGCCCCGCTTCTCGTTCACTGAGACCCCCAGGTCGGGAGAAACCGACTTCCTGCGGGCCGAGCCAGGAGGCCCCACTTTGACCATGCACTACCCGCGCAGCGAGAAACCGCGCATCTGGTCTCTGGCGCACACTGCGGCAGCCAGCGGCGTCGAAGGTGCACCCCCAAACCTGTCCAGGCCACGAAGTCCCGAGTGCCGTCTGATTCCTGGACAGCCTCCAGGCCCCGGCGCGCGACCCGCAGTCCCCAGAGACTCCGCGTGCGAAGAGTCTTCCCGAGTAGCCAAAGCCTTTGGAAACCCCTCGTTTGCCCAACAGGGCCTGCCTCTGGACTGTACGCCATGCCCGCGGCGGAGGGCGCCGGCAGTGCAGTGCCAGTACCAGTCAGGAGCAGAAG AGGAAGCCAGCTGGCTCCTGCTGTTCCGGTGCCAAGACTTTGCCAGGGCTAGGCAGGTACCAGGGCTTTCCCGGAAGTCTGAGGGGAAGGGCCAGATACCTACAGTCGGTTCAAGGCCAGTGCTTAAGTTCAGCTTGCAGCCCTCTGTGCCGCCCACTAAATCCCTATGGGCGTCGCTCAG GTTAGCGCAATGGCTGCGATTTGCAGAAGAATCTTGGAAATAA